The genomic region AATCTCGCCACCAGCGCAGCCTCGGCGGGTGAGTCGCGGGCCGGCGCCGGCTCGGCGCCGGCCACCGATCGCCGCAGCCCGGCGCGGGCTCGTTTGAGCGCGCTCTTGACCGACTCCACGCTGCAGTCGAGCAGTTCGGCCACCTCGTCGGCGCGGAAGCCGAGCACGTCCCGCAGCACGAGGACGGCGAGCTGGCGCGGCGGCAGCACCTGGAGCGCGGTCACGAAGGCCAGCGAGATGGCCTCGGTCTGCTGGTACCGAGCCTCCGGGCCGAGCGGCACGTCGACCGCACCGTCGAGCAGGGCGTCGGGGAACGGCTCGAGCCAGACAACCTCGCCGAGACGAGTCGGTGCCAGGGGCTCCACCCCGGGCACGTCCCAGGCTTGGGGCGGACGGCGGGCGGCCGACCGGCGGGCGTTGAGACACCGGTTGGTGGCGATCCGGTAGAGCCAGGTGCGCAGCGACGCCCGGCCTTCGAAACCGTCGAGTCCCTGCCAGGCGGCCAGCAGCGTGCTCTGCAGCGCGTCCTCGGCATCCTGGAAGGACCCGAGCATCCGGTAGCAGTGCACCTGCAGCTCGCGGACGTACGGCGCCGTCAGCTCCCGGAACGCGTCACCGTCCCCGCTCCGCGCCCGCGCCATCAACTCGGCCGTCACCGCCACCTCCCGCTCACTGCATCTTCCGGTACCGACACCGGCCGCGGCGACAACGGGGCGGCCGACTGCGCCCCTTTTCCGGCGACCGCGGTGTCCATCTCGGTAGCCGACGACGAAGGAGACCCACCATGGGACAGCTCGTGATCACCACCAACGCAACCCTCGACGGGGTGGTCGAGGACCCGGACGGCCAGGAAGGCTCCGCAGGCGGCGGCTGGTTCGCCCGGTTCGGCGGCAAGGACCTCGCCGAGTGGACCAAGGTGACCACGGACGAGGCGCTGCACGCCGAGGCCCTGCTCCTGGGCCGCCGGAGCGACGAG from Kribbella flavida DSM 17836 harbors:
- a CDS encoding sigma-70 family RNA polymerase sigma factor, whose product is MTAELMARARSGDGDAFRELTAPYVRELQVHCYRMLGSFQDAEDALQSTLLAAWQGLDGFEGRASLRTWLYRIATNRCLNARRSAARRPPQAWDVPGVEPLAPTRLGEVVWLEPFPDALLDGAVDVPLGPEARYQQTEAISLAFVTALQVLPPRQLAVLVLRDVLGFRADEVAELLDCSVESVKSALKRARAGLRRSVAGAEPAPARDSPAEAALVARFLHAWQSADVDALVELLTDDAFVSMPPMPFEYQGRDVVRRFCAALFGAGRRFDLVPTRANGQPAFGAYLRGPDRISHGAGLYVLTLAGDRIAAMTRFENTVLPAFGLPRSLPSR